A genomic segment from Aspergillus puulaauensis MK2 DNA, chromosome 1, nearly complete sequence encodes:
- a CDS encoding uncharacterized protein (COG:S;~EggNog:ENOG410PH7F;~InterPro:IPR027443) — protein MAANNIKQAQAVTVSLQELLDGTVSFDTLTEAFGPSSLGIIVVKDLAPKFQHLRAQVLSNASYLAALSNDELESLTSAEAKYLVGWSCGKETLRSGHFDTLKGSYYVNCAFYQDPSLQNAPAAGYPDFSEYTAPNVWPDAGKLPTFRSGLEELCTLIIDTAVLVARACDRYAEANIEGYTGGYLEKVVRGSLTTKARLLHYFPTPDTEGTDAGADQEDGDDDWCATHLDHGCLTGLTSAMFIDEDAHSPASSSQSENLPELPASPDPKAGLYIQSRTGEVVKVNIPKDCLAFQTGEALQLITKGKFRAVPHFVKGAKVPKGKGKIARNTLAVFTQPNLGEEVEAGKTFADFAKGVVERTY, from the exons ATGGCTGCaaataatataaaacagGCTCAGGCTGTGACTGTCAGTCTACAAGAGTTGCTCGACG GCACCGTCTCCTTCGACACACTCACCGAAGCCTTCGGCCCTTCTTCCCTCGGAATTATTGTCGTCAAAGACCTCGCTCCTAAATTCCAACACCTCCGCGCGCAAGTCCTCTCCAATGCCTCTTATCTCGCTGCGCTTTCAAACGATGAACTCG AATCCCTCACATCTGCTGAAGCAAAATACCTAGTCGGCTGGTCCTGCGGCAAAGAAACCCTGCGCTCAGGCCACTTCGACACCCTCAAGGGCTCCTACTACGTCAACTGCGCCTTTTACCAAGACCCCTCTCTCCAGAACGCGCCAGCGGCCGGGTACCCCGATTTCTCCGAATATACGGCGCCGAACGTCTGGCCCGATGCTGGGAAGCTGCCGACGTTCCGCAGCGGATTAGAAGAGCTGTGCACGCTTATTATTGATACTGCGGTGCTTGTTGCTAGGGCTTGCGATCGCTATGCCGAGGCGAATATCGAGGGCTATACCGGTGGATATTTGGAGAAGGTTGTTAGGGGGAGTTTGACGACAAAGGCGAGGTTACTGCATTATTTTCCTACGCCTGATACGGAGGGCACCGACGCTGGTGCCGAtcaggaagatggcgatgatgactGGTGCGCGACACACCTCGACCACGGGTGTTTAACGGGTCTTACGTCTGCGATGTTcattgatgaagatgcgcACTCGCCTGCATCCTCGTCGCAGTCCGAGAACCTGCCTGAGCTCCCTGCATCGCCGGACCCGAAAGCCGGGTTGTATATCCAGTCGCGGACGGGGGAGGTTGTCAAGGTGAATATTCCCAAGGACTGCCTGGCGTTCCAGACGGGGGAGGCGCTGCAGCTCATTACGAAGGGCAAGTTCCGAGCCGTGCCACATTTTGTGAAGGGCGCGAAGGTTccgaaggggaaggggaagattGCGAGGAACACGCTGGCTGTGTTCACGCAGCCGAACctgggggaggaagttgaggccGGGAAGACATTTGCTGATTTTGCGAAAGGGGTGGTTGAGAGGACGTACTAG
- a CDS encoding putative lysyl-tRNA synthetase (COG:J;~EggNog:ENOG410PFJ1;~InterPro:IPR006195,IPR018149,IPR044136,IPR004365, IPR004364,IPR012340,IPR002313;~PFAM:PF01336,PF00152;~go_component: GO:0005737 - cytoplasm [Evidence IEA];~go_function: GO:0000166 - nucleotide binding [Evidence IEA];~go_function: GO:0003676 - nucleic acid binding [Evidence IEA];~go_function: GO:0004812 - aminoacyl-tRNA ligase activity [Evidence IEA];~go_function: GO:0004824 - lysine-tRNA ligase activity [Evidence IEA];~go_function: GO:0005524 - ATP binding [Evidence IEA];~go_process: GO:0006418 - tRNA aminoacylation for protein translation [Evidence IEA];~go_process: GO:0006430 - lysyl-tRNA aminoacylation [Evidence IEA]) translates to MQSIRPWWASPLKGRYLSSSTGSLISQAITRTRPSRVTRGYLIPGRWSSTASPEHAFQHRLQEVKESCPDPYPRFGTSSTSVTCSEFRSRYNQLANNETVEVDTVTVNGRIRTYRLAGNKLIFFDIVQDGHKVQIMCNLRQLDEVDSSAFKKFYRLLRRGDAFSITGRPHRTGRGELTVLATELPKLLSPCLHDVPVDAREHENSPYARHVQLLADKTTVDIIKARSAIIQYLRQFFVDRSFMEVSTPILNSIAGGASARPFYTSATEFPERQLSLRIAPELWLKRLVVGGFDRVFEIGPSFRNEGLDKTHNAEFTTCEFYHAYSNLEDLMSTTEALLSGMAKHIEEFNTSGTLTPTKVDFTAPFRRIDFITGIEEGIGRKLPDLMAADAAQQVTQTFEDLSLAIPENPTLPRLLDELCSIYVEPQCINPTFIINPPECLSPLSKTFTHPTTNQRVAARGELFIEGREVVNTYEEENSPFEQRRKFEDQLQYSKNANEPGEIDEEYLRALEWGLPPTGGWGCGIDRLCMLFTGAKRITDVLSFGNLRSVTRR, encoded by the exons CACAGGATCATTAATATCACAGGCTATTACGAGAACTAGACCTTCTCGGGTAACACGCGGGTATTTAATACCAGGGAGATGGAGCAGTACGGCGTCGCCGGAGCATGCGTTCCAACATCGGCTTCAGGAAGTAAAGGAATCATGCCCGGACCCGTATCCTCGTTTTGGAACCAGCAGCACTTCCGTTACCTGCTCGGAGTTTCGCTCCCGATACAATCAGTTAGCCAATAATGAAACAGTAGAAGTTGATACAGTCACTGTAAATG GTAGAATCCGTACATATAGACTAGCCGGGAACAAATTGATATTCTTCGATATCGTCCAAGATGGCCATAAAGTCCAAATAATGTGCAATCTACGTCAGCTCGATGAAGTCGACTCAAGCGCATTCAAAAAGTTCtaccgtcttcttcgccgtgGCGATGCCTTCT CTATCACAGGTAGACCACACCGCACAGGGAGAGGGGAGCTCACTGTTCTAGCAACCGAGCTACCTAAACTTCTCTCCCCATGCCTACATGATGTTCCGGTCGATGCGCGGGAGCATGAGAACTCACCGTACGCGCGCCATGTTCAGTTGCTCGCCGACAAAACTACGGTGGATATCATCAAAGCCAGATCGGCGATCATCCAATACCTTCGCCAGTTCTTCGTGGATCGGTCTTTTATGGAAGTCAGCACCCCAATCCTAAATTCGATCGCCGGCGGTGCGAGTGCTCGTCCTTTCTATACCTCTGCGACGGAGTTTCCAGAGCGTCAACTATCACTTAGAATTGCGCCGGAGCTGTGGTTGAAGCGCCTGGTGGTTGGCGGATTTGACCGGGTATTCGAGATCGGCCCTTCGTTTCGTAATGAAG GGCTCGACAAAACGCACAATGCCGAATTCACAACGTGCGAGTTTTACCACGCATATTCTAACCTCGAGGACCTGATGTCCACAACAGAGGCGCTATTATCCGGGATGGCGAAACACATCGAAGAGTTCAATACAAGCGGCACTCTCACGCCAACGAAGGTGGACTTCACCGCACCTTTCCGCCGAATCGACTTTATAACTGGAATCGAGGAAGGAATCGGTCGCAAACTTCCTGATCTCATGGCCGCCGATGCGGCGCAACAGGTCACCCAAACCTTCGAAGATCTCTCTCTCGCGATCCCGGAGAACCCTACTCTACCGCGTCTCCTTGACGAGCTCTGCAGTATCTACGTCGAACCACAATGCATAAACCCAACATTCATCATCAACCCTCCCGAATGCCTGTCTCCACTATCGAAGACATTCACCCACCCAACGACAAACCAACGTGTGGCTGCACGCGGAGAACTCTTCATTGAAGGACGAGAGGTCGTGAACACCTACGAAGAGGAGAACTCGCCGTTCGAGCAAAGACGCAAATTTGAAGATCAGCTACAGTACAGCAAAAATGCTAATGAGCCGGGGGAGATCGACGAGGAGTATCTTAGAGCGCTGGAATGGGGTCTTCCCCCTACCGGTGGCTGGGGATGCGGTATTGATCGCCTTTGCATGCTATTTACCGGCGCAAAGAGGATTACGGATGTTCTGTCCTTTGGCAATTTGCGGAGTGTGACTCGCCGGTAA
- the psrA gene encoding putative general stress response phosphoprotein phosphatase Psr1/2 (COG:K;~EggNog:ENOG410PF8F;~InterPro:IPR036412,IPR011948,IPR023214,IPR004274;~PFAM:PF03031;~go_function: GO:0016791 - phosphatase activity [Evidence IEA]): MFGGSPERGPPPSTSKSTEAPMPIATGSLASGNESPPEGRSATTDNSAPSTQPNISEQTQSPSATTQPSEVAPSAAPADAPKKHRLLALPSRTSLKADRPSTSDRNQDGPHDGSENTLRGSRRSLLRGRRDRSRGSSMRSREQNPEEPSLEENNKTVSPDVHDPAKSEKPPKTSRKLFAFLSCCSSSDVDPEDGSIPPKKTTRRPSVPQTQPTPEKADVNAADSSTAESKAPSFFKDEKPNMDVASDKPTPQLDEERIVSVGEQSSQFDGTKTATTIPESTQDTSPSKVYSGTSPSDTQPSIQTGVAQTEPTVSEKSGDNVKAEENAAESHKTKESAISAPAATTEEDTKQVPHDEEAVRLPPPPPLGKQPEISVQEKAEQWLLPPALPHLQGRKCLVLDLDETLVHSSFKVLERADFTIPVEIEGQYHNIYVIKRPGVDQFMKRVGELYEVVVFTASVSKYGDPLLDQLDIHGVVHHRLFRDSCYNHQGNYVKDLSQVGRDLQETIIIDNSPTSYIFHPQHAIPISSWFSDAHDNELLDLIPVLEDLAGSQVRDVSLVLDITL, from the exons ATGTTCGGCGGAAGCCCAGAACGAGGTCCGCCCCCGTCGACTTCAAAGAGCACAGAGGCACCAATGCCTATCGCGACGGGCTCTCTCGCATCAG GTAATGAATCGCCACCTGAAGGCCGATCTGCGACTACAGACAACTCGGCTCCCTcgacccaacccaacatTTCTGAACAAACTCAATCGCCATCCGCCACCACTCAACCTTCTGAAGTGGCGCCATCTGCCGCTCCTGCCGATGCTCCGAAGAAACATCGACTTTTGGCCCTGCCATCGCGGACGTCTTTGAAAGCAGACAGGCCATCGACTTCAGATAGAAACCAAGATGGACCGCATGACGGGTCCGAGAACACACTGCGTGGCTCGCGAAGAAGTCTTTTAAGGGGTCGAAGAGATAGAAGTAGGGGGAGCAGCATGAGGTCCCGGGAACAGAACCCTGAGGAGCCCAGCCTGGAGGAGAATAACAAGACCGTCAGCCCGGATGTGCACGATCCAGCAAAATCAGAGAAACCGCCCAAAACCTCACGCAAACTTTTTGCGTTCCtgagctgctgctcatcTTCCGATGTCGACCCTGAGGACGGATCTATCCCCCCGAAGAAGACTACCAGGCGACCATCAGTTCCGCAGACCCAGCCAACACCAGAAAAGGCAGATGTAAATGCGGCCGATTCAAGTACGGCCGAGTCAAAGGCGCCGAGCTTTTTCAAGGATGAAAAACCCAATATGGATGTGGCCTCTGACAAACCAACCCCACAACTAGATGAAGAACGGATAGTGAGCGTTGGGGAGCAAAGTTCACAGTTTGACGGAACAAAAACAGCGACGACCATACCCGAATCTACTCAAGATACATCTCCATCGAAAGTGTATAGTGGAACCTCACCTTCGGACACACAGCCATCTATTCAAACCGGCGTCGCCCAGACAGAACCCACAGTGTCCGAAAAATCTGGCGATAATGTTAAGGCGGAGGAAAATGCGGCAGAAAGCCACAAGACGAAAGAGTCTGCGATATCTGCTCCAGCCGCGACGACTGAGGAAGACACAAAGCAAGTTCCACACGACGAAGAGGCAGTGAGGttaccacctcctccaccgctAGGGAAGCAGCCGGAAATATCCGTCCAAGAGAAAGCCGAGCAATGGCTATTACCTCCAGCCCTACCCCATCTACAGGGTCGAAAATGTCTAGTTTTGGATCTCGATGAGACATTAGTGCACAGTAGCTTCAAG GTCCTTGAACGTGCCGACTTCACCATACCCGTGGAGATTGAAGGCCAGTACCATAACATTTATGTGATCAAACGGCCTGGCGTTGATCAATTCATGAAGCGAGTCGGAGAGCTGTATGAAGTGGTCGTGTTTACGGCTTCAGTCTCAAAG TATGGTGACCCTCTATTGGACCAACTGGACATTCATGGTGTCGTGCATCACAGACTATTCCGTGACAGCTGTTACAACCACCAGGGCAACTACGTCAAG GACCTCTCCCAAGTTGGCCGTGACCTTCAAGAGACGATCATCATCGATAACTCTCCAACATCCTATATATTCCACCCTCAACATGCGATACCCATCAGTAGCTGGTTCTCTGACGCCCACGATAACGAGCTTCTCGATCTTATCCccgtcctcgaagacctcgCCGGTTCGCAGGTGAGAGACGTTAGTCTGGTTCTCGACATTACGCTATGA
- a CDS encoding uncharacterized protein (COG:S;~EggNog:ENOG410Q08Z;~InterPro:IPR031915,IPR038986,IPR018839;~PFAM:PF16761,PF10383;~go_component: GO:0070824 - SHREC complex [Evidence IEA];~go_process: GO:0006342 - chromatin silencing [Evidence IEA]): protein MYSHPLDHPTQGPLEPEFNVPQLPKQDSVQQESENEDLNFVVIPIDRSFSDGDPAQWPTEERFGRPDDTSYRQKLADLWLRKIGAHEAGVTYIIDELPDGYVIFDRPRGTNPSIRDRFLWGHPVGQYFSSTITFFPHFYYLMTGGITKCPCDLCAKLEKRQKGTVMGARRGRPPGIGRSPGRPPGRPLGRPPGTPSQTSSGKPLGRPPGRPRGRPSLRGLERPVGRLGRPGRPPGRPAATIVDSEGTPDVFKSAVVRLKLAGSVNKDISEPASMDWRAERPVLDEYLETLDILPSYLPRLGEIVLWTPDFQGQLVWNEKTQSIQIYSPTDDQWGEKPQWRAGVVGQIPTEETALNDLAEKTDKKWGLNYSGFRVETLPDPNGSDKSYSLHYNYVPLKCVKPFNAFELFLQGTPREKLHPSIENAMTVMSSFNLVDKYRFRGEWPNASIYSRGIFLGAEFIVLGDAVRLKPKGYRAGENVQHSHVVDVMVVKEIRLELIQCDEDPRSKQLAEKYQVRISGKLYTPDIERAQTSNNGQPARALASHEVMDVFNSAGMGGYGKWYELHSGSLVDVSQDMLLGRCFEPDAMKLLFNSLSLNYDLQGVVRAREYSRQVDERIPEGKKWFWGDFRTQTLAIDSLNGEDVGHYSETRDVKMWRANLKIVDGTATHADLRAAKQPGELGRPCTQPRISGLAEVGKTSKLVSAGLGTVDTSNPVSSTDEDTTGEVERSEGVNGNGDGNESEDSEDSKSEEDFTTRMEELRGGTEETEGGDYNPGTAPSFKRPRHSSQRVDFEAND from the exons ATGTATTCCCATCCTTTAGATCACCCAACACAGGGCCCTCTCGAACCCGAATTCAATGTCCCACAGCTTCCAAAACAGGATTCTGTCCAGCAAGAATCAGAAAACGAGGACTTGAATTTTGTAGTTATTCCAATTGATCGATCGTTTAGTGATGGCGATCCAGCGCAATGGCCTACCGAAGAGAGATTCGGGAGGCCTGATGATACTTCATATCGACAGAAGCTGGCGGATTTGTGGTTAAGGAAGATTGGTGCCCATGAAGCAG GCGTAACATACATCATCGATGAATTACCAGATGGCTATGTGATTTTCGATAGGCCACGGGGTACGAACCCTAGCATT CGTGATAGGTTCCTTTGGGGACATCCAGTTGGCCAGTACTTCTCTTCTACGATAACTTTCTTTCCCCATTTCTACTATTTAATGACAGGAGGCATAACAAAGTGCCCCTGTGATCTTTGTGCCAAATTGGAAAAACGCCAGAAAG GAACTGTCATGGGAGCTCGGCGTGGTAGGCCTCCTGGGATTGGGAGGTCACCAGGGAGGCCACCAGGGAGGCCACTAGGGAGGCCACCGGGAACTCCAAGCCAAACTTCATCTGGGAAACCACTAGGAAGACCACCCGGCAGACCTCGTGGTAGACCATCTCTCAGAGGGCTAGAACGGCCTGTAGGAAGACTTGGCAGGCCCGGAAGACCTCCAGGAAGGCCAGCCGCCACAATAGTTGACAGCGAGGGCACCCCGGATGTTTTTAAATCCGCTGTCGTACGATTGAAGCTCGCCGGAAGTgttaataaagatatctcAGAGCCAGCGAGTATGGATTGGAGAGCTGAGAGACCCGTGCTTGACGAGTATCTGGAAACTCTGGACATACTCCCTTcatatcttcctcgcctgggGGAAATCGTCCTCTGGACACCCGACTTCCAGGGGCAGCTTGTTTGGAACGAAAAGACGCAAAGTATACAGATTTATTCCCCAACGGACGACCAATGGGGTGAGAAGCCTCAATGGCGTGCCGGAGTTGTTGGCCAGATACCGACAGAAGAAACGGCTCTCAACGATCTTGCAGAAAAGACTGACAAGAAATGGGGATTGAACTACTCCGGATTTCGCGTTGAAACACTCCCTGACCCTAACGGATCCGACAAGAGCTACTCACTGCATTATAACTACGTTCCACTGAAATGTGTTAAGCCCTTCAACGCCTTTGAGCTCTTCCTGCAGGGCACACCTCGCGAAAAACTTCACCCTTCAATTGAAAATGCCATGACTGTCATGTCGTCATTCAACCTGGTCGATAAGTATCGCTTCCGGGGTGAATGGCCCAACGCGTCGATATATTCCCGTGGTATCTTTCTCGGAGCCGAATTTATTGTTCTTGGAGACGCGGTTCGTCTAAAGCCAAAGGGCTACAGGGCAGGAGAAAACGTACAGCACTCACATGTAGTGGACGTTATGGTGGTCAAGGAAATCCGCCTTGAGCTCATTCAGTGCGATGAAGATCCCAGATCTAAGCAACTCGCAGAAAAGTACCAGGTCCGCATATCAGGAAAACTATACACACCCGATATTGAACGAGCACAAACATCGAACAACGGACAACCGGCCCGAGCTCTCGCATCGCACGAGGTAATGGACGTATTCAACAGCGCGGGAATGGGCGGGTATGGCAAGTGGTACGAGCTTCATTCCGGATCACTTGTGGATGTCTCTCAAGACATGCTTCTCGGCCGCTGCTTCGAACCAGACGCCATGAAGCTATTATTCAACTCTCTGTCGCTAAATTACGACCTACAAGGAGTCGTGCGTGCAAGAGAATATTCACGGCAAGTGGACGAACGTATCCCGGAAGGAAAGAAGTGGTTCTGGGGCGACTTCAGGACTCAGACGCTTGCCATTGACTCCCTAAACGGCGAAGACGTTGGCCATTATAGCGAAACACGCGACGTGAAGATGTGGAGGGCGAACCTCAAGATCGTTGATGGTACCGCGACGCACGCCGATCTGCGGGCCGCGAAACAACCAGGCGAACTCGGACGGCCGTGTACACAACCGCGTATCTCTGGTCTTGCGGAGGTGGGCAAGACAAGTAAGCTTGTTAGTGCTGGGCTTGGGACTGTGGACACTAGCAACCCGGTTAGTTCTACGGACGAGGATACTACGGGAGAAGTAGAGCGGAGCGAGGGGGTGAACGGGAACGGGGACGGGAACGAGAGCGAAGATAGTGAGGATAGTAAGTCTGAAGAGGATTTCACAACCCGCATGGAAGAGCTCCGCGGTGGCACCGAGGAAACAGAAGGTGGCGACTATAATCCTGGAACTGCGCCGAGTTTTAAACGGCCTAGGCATAGTTCCCAGAGAGTTGACTTTGAAGCCAATGACTGA
- the pxa1 gene encoding putative peroxisomal ABC transporter (PXA1) (COG:I;~EggNog:ENOG410PFQV;~InterPro:IPR017871,IPR027417,IPR003593,IPR011527, IPR003439,IPR036640;~PFAM:PF06472,PF00005;~TransMembrane:4 (o38-59i144-164o170-189i312-331o);~go_component: GO:0016021 - integral component of membrane [Evidence IEA];~go_function: GO:0005524 - ATP binding [Evidence IEA];~go_function: GO:0016887 - ATPase activity [Evidence IEA];~go_function: GO:0042626 - ATPase-coupled transmembrane transporter activity [Evidence IEA];~go_process: GO:0055085 - transmembrane transport [Evidence IEA]): MAAQSTLRQSQDPLVTLYSYYANLFRDKFKRSSKTTRIVATIALLLSIIGSGYGGYNLFRERAKERARGKRLLRRNSGIRGKDGSRTIYVPYKDSMTSKVKIYPTKPTTFDAHRRLFLNPPASARMDDEDPLGRIPPPTTKPGLNLAFLHQFLSLGSIMVPRWGSKETGLLMSHGVFLLLRTYLSLLIARLDGEIVRDLVAGKGRAFTWGILKWCGIGTLASYTNAMIKFLQSKVSIAFRTRLTRYIHDLYLTADNNYYKVMNLDGSIGQDPDQFITQDLTQFCSAAAALYSSMGKPLVDLFVFNYQLYRSLGPLALSGILTGYFSTAVVLRKLSPPFGKLKAVEGKKEGDFRSLHSRLLANAEEISFYGGADTERVFLARSFKELQRWMEGIYSLKIRYNMLEDVILKYSWSAFGYLVTSLPVFLPAWSGLGGAMELADSPEASGRERGRMKEFITNKRLMLSLADAGGRMMYSIKDISELAGYTSRVYGLISTLHRVHANSYYPPPGSHSELFSLEDVQGTIHNGFDGVRLEQVPIVAPSLYPRGGDELVESLSFVVHSGDHLLISGPNGVGKSAIARIVAGLWPVYRGLVSRPRGFGIDGIMFLPQRPYLSVGTLRDQVIYPHTEIDMRDAGVSDSALQKILEDAHLGYLPSREGGWDSRKEWKDVLSGGEKQRMAMARIFYHEPRYAFLDEGTSAVSSDVEGLLYEQAKERGITVITISTRASLKKYHTYNLTIGVGSDGEQWEFERIGTAKEKLGVEKELQEIRKRLDKVDEWKKRREEIDDELRKVWVDNGELAPPPYEENPTTTESGEVEVAGN; encoded by the coding sequence ATGGCCGCCCAGTCAACGCTTCGGCAGAGCCAGGATCCTCTTGTGACGCTATATAGTTACTACGCCAATCTGTTCCGGGACAAATTTAAGCGTTCATCGAAGACCACTAGGATTGTCGCGACGATTGCGCTTCTCCTTTCGATTATTGGCAGTGGATATGGGGGCTACAACTTGTTTCGAGAGAGGGCGAAGGAACGGGCTCGTGGCAAACGATTACTACGCCGGAACTCTGGGATCAGGGGCAAGGATGGATCTCGCACCATATACGTGCCTTACAAGGACTCCATGACCTCCAAGGTCAAAATATACCCGACGAAACCCACGACTTTCGACGCACATCGAAGACTCTTCTTAAACCCGCCGGCTTCCGCTCGCatggatgatgaagacccGCTCGGTCGAATaccaccgccgacaacgaAGCCCGGATTGAATCTCGCATTCCTTCACCAGTTCTTGAGTCTCGGGAGTATCATGGTGCCGCGGTGGGGTAGCAAAGAAACAGGGCTTCTCATGAGCCACGGAGTCTTTTTGCTATTACGCACGTACTTGTCGTTGTTGATCGCACGGCTTGATGGTGAGATTGTCAGGGACCTTGTCGCTGGGAAAGGAAGGGCCTTCACTTGGGGTATCCTCAAATGGTGCGGCATCGGCACCCTCGCATCATACACCAATGCTATGATTAAGTTTCTTCAGTCAAAAGTGTCCATCGCGTTCCGGACTCGACTCACGAGATATATTCACGATCTATACCTAACGGCTGATAACAACTACTATAAGGTGATGAACCTCGACGGCAGTATCGGTCAAGACCCTGATCAATTCATTACTCAAGATCTTACTCAGTTTTGTTCGGCTGCCGCCGCACTCTACTCTTCCATGGGAAAACCTTTGGTGGACCTCTTTGTTTTCAACTACCAACTATACCGCTCTCTAGGGCCATTAGCTCTTAGTGGGATCCTCACAGGATACTTTAGCACAGCCGTCGTTCTTCGAAAGCTCTCCCCACCATTCGGAAAGCTGAAAGCTGTAGAGGGCAAAAAGGAAGGCGATTTTAGGAGCTTACATTCCAGATTACTCGCTAACGCCGAGGAAATCTCTTTCTACGGCGGAGCTGATACCGAGCGTGTGTTCCTCGCCAGAAGCTTTAAGGAACTCCAACGATGGATGGAGGGAATATACAGCCTAAAGATCCGCTACAATATGCTCGAGGACGTGATTCTTAAATATTCCTGGTCCGCGTTTGGATACTTGGTCACATCCTTACCGGTTTTCCTTCCTGCATGGAGCGGTTTAGGCGGCGCGATGGAATTGGCAGACTCACCCGAGGCATCTGGCCGAGAACGAGGTCGCATGAAGGAATTCATTACAAATAAACGACTGATGCTATCTTTGGCTGACGCTGGTGGTCGAATGATGTACAGCATCAAAGATATCTCTGAGCTGGCTGGCTACACCTCGCGAGTGTATGGCCTTATTTCCACCCTACATAGGGTGCATGCAAATTCTTATTATCCGCCGCCTGGTTCTCATTCAGAGCTGTTCTCGCTTGAAGATGTCCAAGGAACTATTCACAATGGGTTTGATGGTGTACGCCTTGAGCAAGTCCCTATCGTCGCACCATCTCTTTATCCCCGAGGTGGAGATGAGCTTGTAGAATCGCTGTCATTTGTTGTGCATTCTGGAGACCATCTCCTAATCTCCGGCCCTAACGGGGTGGGTAAATCTGCGATTGCTCGTATTGTTGCTGGACTATGGCCTGTTTACCGTGGTCTTGTTAGCCGTCCGCGTGGGTTTGGGATCGACGGAATCATGTTTCTCCCTCAGCGACCGTATCTGAGCGTCGGAACTCTGCGAGACCAGGTGATATATCCTCACACGGAGATTGACATGCGAGATGCAGGTGTATCGGACTCCGCCCTCCAGAAAATCCTGGAAGATGCCCACCTTGGCTACCTTCCTTCCCGTGAAGGTGGATGGGACTCTCgcaaggagtggaaggatgTCTTGAGCGGAGGCGAGAAACAAAGAATGGCGATGGCGCGCATATTCTACCACGAGCCTCGTTATGCGTTCCTCGATGAAGGAACTTCCGCTGTTTCCTCCGATGTGGAAGGACTACTCTACGAACAAGCTAAGGAGCGCGGAATCACTGTTATTACTATTTCAACACGAGCCTCACTCAAGAAGTATCATACTTACAACCTTACCATAGGCGTTGGTTCGGACGGCGAGCAATGGGAGTTTGAAAGGATTGGAACtgccaaggagaagctgggcgTCGAAAAGGAACTCCAGGAGATTCGCAAACGTCTCGACAAGGTGGACGAATGGAAGAAACGCCGGGAGGAAATCGACGACGAGCTTCGAAAGGTCTGGGTCGATAATGGAGAGCTTGCGCCCCCTCCATATGAGGAAAATCCCACGACAACGGAAAGTGGGGAGGTCGAAGTAGCTGGCAATTAG